A portion of the Diceros bicornis minor isolate mBicDic1 chromosome 20, mDicBic1.mat.cur, whole genome shotgun sequence genome contains these proteins:
- the WIZ gene encoding protein Wiz isoform X7, with protein sequence MDGPLAGGLAAPDHPRGPKRLPGPAPREDIKSGAEAAEGEGGIFQSTHYLPVTKEGPQDILDGRGGISVANFDPGTFSLMRCDFCGAGFDTRAGLSSHARAHLRDFGITNWELTVSPINILQELLATSASEQPPSPWGREPGGPPGGLLNSRRPRLPLTVPFPPTWAEDPGPAYGDAQSLTTCEVCGACFETRKGLSSHARSHLRQLGVAESESSGAPIDLLYELVKQKGLPDTPLGLPSGLTKKSSSPKEVVAGAPRPGLLTLAKPLDAPAVNKAIKSPPGFSAKGLAHPPSSPLLKKAPLALAGSPTPKNPEDKSPQLSLSPRPASPKAQWPQSEDEGPLNLTSGPEPARDIRCEFCGEFFENRKGLSSHARSHLRQMGVTEWYVNGSPIDTLREILKRRTQSRPGGPPNPPVPSPKALAKVVGSGGPGSSLEARSPADLHLSPLAKKLPPPPGSPLGHSPTASPPPTARKMFPGLAAPSLPKKLKPEQMRVEIKREMLPGALHGELHSSEGPWAAPREDMTPLNLSSRAEPVRDIRCEFCGEFFENRKGLSSHARSHLRQMGVTEWSVNGSPIDTLREILKKKSKPCLIKKEPPAGDLAPALAEDGPPTATPGPVQATLPLVPMAGRPGKPGAGLAQAPRELSLAPITGAKPSATGYLGSVSAKRPLQEDRLLPAEVKAKTYIQTELPFKAKALHEKTSHSSTEACCELCGLYFENRKALASHARAHLRQFGVTEWCVNGSPIETLSEWIKHRPQKVGAYRSYIQGGRPFTKKFRSAGHGRDSDKRPPLGLAPGGLAVVGRSAGGEPGPEAGRAADSGERPLAASPPGAVKAEEHQRQNINKFERRQARPPDTSAARSGEEAHDLQQKLEEVRQPPPRVRPVPSLVPRPPQTSLVKFVGNIYTLKCRFCEVEFQGPLSIQEEWVRHLQRHILEMNFSKADPLPEEPQAPQAQTAAAEAP encoded by the exons ATGGATGGGCCTCTGGCAGGTGGCCTGGCTGCCCCAGATCATCCTCGTGGCCCCAAGAGACTGCCTGGCCCAGCACCGAGGGAAGATATCAAAAGTGGGGCCGAGGCTGCTGAGGGGGAAGGTGGCATCTTCCAGTCCACCCATTACCTGCCTGTCACCAAGGAGGGCCCCCAAGACATTCTGGATGGCAGAGGTGGCATTTCCG tGGCTAACTTCGACCCAGGCACCTTCAGCCTGATGCGTTGTGACTTCTGCGGGGCTGGCTTCGACACACGGGCAGGCCTCTCCAGCCACGCCCGGGCCCACCTGCGTGACTTCGGCATCACCAACTGGGAGCTCACTGTCTCGCCCATCAACATCCTGCAAGAGCTGCTGGCCACCTCGGCCTCCGAacagccccccagcccctggggccGTGAGCCCGGGGGACCACCTGGTGGCTTACTGAACTCCCGCCGGCCCCGCTTACCTCTCACAGTGCCCTTCCCGCCCACCTGGGCTGAGGACCCTGGGCCAGCCTACGGAGATG CCCAGAGCCTGACTACCTGCGAGGTCTGCGGTGCCTGCTTTGAGACACGAAAGGGCCTGTCCAGCCACGCGCGCTCCCACCTGCGGCAGCTGGGGGTGGCTGAGTCGGAGAGCAGCGGCGCCCCCATCGACCTACTCTATGAGCTCGTGAAGCAGAAGGGCTTGCCCGACACTCCCCTCGGGTTGCCCTCTGGCCTGACTAAGAAGTCCAGCTCACCAAAGGAGGTGGTCGCTGGGGCCCCCCGACCTGGCCTGCTCACCCTGGCCAAGCCCCTGGATGCCCCCGCTGTCAACAAGGCCATCAAGTCACCTCCTGGCTTCTCGGCCAAGGGCCTGGCCCACCCACCCAGCTCCCCACTCCTCAAGAAGGCACCACTGGCCCTGGCGGGCTCCCCTACCCCCAAGAATCCTGAGGACAAGAGCCCCCAGCTGTCCCTGAGCCCCCGGCcggcctccccaaaggcacagtgGCCCCAGTCTGAGGACGAGGGGCCCCTGAACCTCA CCTCGGGCCCAGAGCCAGCTCGCGACATCCGCTGCGAGTTCTGTGGCGAGTTCTTCGAGAACCGCAAGGGCCTGTCGAGCCATGCGCGCTCCCACCTGCGGCAGATGGGCGTGACCGAGTGGTACGTCAATGGCTCGCCCATCGACACGCTGCGGGAGATCCTCAAGAGACGGACCCAGTCCCGGCCTGGCGGACCCCCCAACCCACCAGTGCCCAGCCCCAAAGCCCTGGCTAAGGTGGTGGGCAGCGGAGGTCCTGGCAGCTCACTGGAAGCCCGCAGCCCTGCGGACCTTCACCTCTCACCCCTGGCCAAGAAGTTGCCGCCGCCACCAGGCAGCCCCCTGGGCCACTCACCAactgcctctcctcctcccacgGCCCGGAAGATGTTCCCAGGCCTGGCTGCACCCTCCCTGCCTAAGAAGCTGAAGCCTGAACAAATGCGGGTGGAGATCAAGAGGGAGATGCTGCCAGGGGCCCTTCATGGGGAGCTGCACTCATCTGAGGGTCCTTGGGCGGCGCCGCGGGAAGACATGACCCCCCTGAACCTGT CGTCTCGGGCAGAGCCGGTGCGTGACATCCGCTGCGAGTTCTGTGGCGAGTTCTTCGAGAACCGCAAGGGCCTGTCGAGCCACGCACGCTCCCACCTGCGGCAGATGGGCGTGACCGAGTGGTCTGTCAATGGCTCGCCCATCGACACGCTGCGGGAGATCCTCAAGAAGAAGTCCAAGCCATGCCTCATCAAGAAGGAGCCACCAGCTGGAGACCTAGCCCCTGCCTTGGCTGAAGACGGGCCCCCCACAGCCACCCCTGGGCCTGTGCAGGCCACTCTGCCGCTGGTGCCTATGGCTGGCCGGCCAGGCAaaccaggagctgggctggcccAGGCTCCCCGTGAGCTCAGCCTGGCACCCATCACCGGGGCCAAGCCCTCAGCCACCGGCTACCTGGGCTCAGTGTCAGCCAAGCGGCCCCTGCAGGAGGACCGCCTCCTCCCAGCGGAGGTCAAGGCCAAGACCTACATCCAGACTGAACTGCCCTTCAAGGCAAAGGCCCTCCACGAGAAGACCTCCCACTCCT CCACCGAGGCCTGCTGCGAGCTCTGTGGCCTTTACTTTGAAAACCGCAAGGCCCTGGCCAGCCACGCACGGGCGCACCTGCGGCAGTTCGGTGTGACGGAGTGGTGTGTGAATGGCTCGCCCATTGAGACGCTGAGCGAGTGGATCAAGCACCGGCCCCAGAAGGTGGGCGCCTACCGCAGCTACATCCAGGGTGGCCGCCCCTTCACCAAGAAGTTCCGCAGCGCTGGCCACGGCCGTGACAGTGATAAGCGGCCGCCCCTGGGGCTGGCACCCGGGGGCCTGGCTGTGGTGGGCCGCAGCGCCGGGGGTGAGCCAGGGCCCGAGGCTGGCCGGGCGGCCGATAGTGGGGAGCGGCCTCTGGCAGCCAGCCCGCCAGGCGCTGTGAAGGCCGAGGAGCACCAGCGGCAGAACATCAACA AATTTGAGCGCCGACAAGCCCGCCCTCCAGACACCTCTGCGGCCAGGAGTGGTGAGGAGGCCCATGACCTGcagcagaagctggaggaggtTCGGCAACCCCCGCCCCGGGTCcggccagtcccctccctggtGCCCCGCCCCCCCCAGACATCGCTTGTCAAGTTCGTTGGCAACATCTACACTCTCAAGTGCAG GTTCTGTGAGGTGGAATTCCAGgggcccctctccatccaggagGAATGGGTGCGGCACTTACAGCGACACATCCTGGAGATGAATTTCTCCAAAGCAGACCCCCTGCCTGAGGAGCCCCAGGCCCCACAGGCACAGACAGCAGCGGCAGAGGCGCCCTAA
- the WIZ gene encoding protein Wiz isoform X1 — translation MDGPLAGGLAAPDHPRGPKRLPGPAPREDIKSGAEAAEGEGGIFQSTHYLPVTKEGPQDILDGRGGISDGQPHPGLSEALPRATSATHRISSCYWDGSSLDFRPGSPPPHLLGHLPGPPDGRGPWEYPLVQESEESIPSERRFEDSVIVRTVKPHAQLKGSRRFLHHQGEPKFLEKAPRGCPRFDWLQDTDEQASPQDAGLHLDLPPQPPPLASFRTVLLPVQDTTKTLDVAVMGTREHLADLEGLAQPSDWGLPRSASEVATQTWTVNSEASVERLQPLLPRIRTGPYLCELLEEVASPDEDEDEELAVFPCIECNIYFKQKEHLLEHMSQHRRAPGQEPPADLAPLACGECGWAFADSSALEQHRQLHQASREKIIEEIQKLKRIPGNEGREARLQCPKCIFGTSSSKALVQHAKLHVRELPGQAAKESFGDSSRTSSPGPNAIALACQPYGASSGLSACVFCGFPAPSESLLKEHVRLMHTRPHWEEDGEAFEEDPASQPGTSQDAYARFPDAAEDCFGKAELLLAPPWREHPAGYDPSLAFGPGCQQLGMRDFPLSQPLLHGSGQRPLGRPAFPSPLASTPYSFQPSRNKSAVHPQGLPAQLGDRRHPWIEEEEEDIQVASEIDFSPENGVFPPQATPSLIPQPALELKRTFREALRAAEASQAQQQQLRGMVPVVLVAKLGPQVMAAAARAAPRLQPEELGLGGAHPLDFLLLDSVLGGPMGLDTLLDGDPAVALKPEERKCPYCPDRFHNGIGLANHVRGHLNRVGVSYNVRHFISAEEVKAIERRFSFQKKKKKVANFDPGTFSLMRCDFCGAGFDTRAGLSSHARAHLRDFGITNWELTVSPINILQELLATSASEQPPSPWGREPGGPPGGLLNSRRPRLPLTVPFPPTWAEDPGPAYGDGLGSEENAMVAMDLGSSLLPKKSLPVPGPLEQVANRLSSKVATEVPHGSKQELPDLKAQSLTTCEVCGACFETRKGLSSHARSHLRQLGVAESESSGAPIDLLYELVKQKGLPDTPLGLPSGLTKKSSSPKEVVAGAPRPGLLTLAKPLDAPAVNKAIKSPPGFSAKGLAHPPSSPLLKKAPLALAGSPTPKNPEDKSPQLSLSPRPASPKAQWPQSEDEGPLNLTLDSDGGRELDCQLCGAWFETRKGLSSHARAHLRHLGVSDLDAKGSPIDVLHGLIRRDGVQIRLPLGRGALAQLGRPSPASAALSLLPPPPPAKKAKLKAAGTASPWGKQDLSAATAAGIFWASDVEPSPLNLSSGPEPARDIRCEFCGEFFENRKGLSSHARSHLRQMGVTEWYVNGSPIDTLREILKRRTQSRPGGPPNPPVPSPKALAKVVGSGGPGSSLEARSPADLHLSPLAKKLPPPPGSPLGHSPTASPPPTARKMFPGLAAPSLPKKLKPEQMRVEIKREMLPGALHGELHSSEGPWAAPREDMTPLNLSSRAEPVRDIRCEFCGEFFENRKGLSSHARSHLRQMGVTEWSVNGSPIDTLREILKKKSKPCLIKKEPPAGDLAPALAEDGPPTATPGPVQATLPLVPMAGRPGKPGAGLAQAPRELSLAPITGAKPSATGYLGSVSAKRPLQEDRLLPAEVKAKTYIQTELPFKAKALHEKTSHSSTEACCELCGLYFENRKALASHARAHLRQFGVTEWCVNGSPIETLSEWIKHRPQKVGAYRSYIQGGRPFTKKFRSAGHGRDSDKRPPLGLAPGGLAVVGRSAGGEPGPEAGRAADSGERPLAASPPGAVKAEEHQRQNINKFERRQARPPDTSAARSGEEAHDLQQKLEEVRQPPPRVRPVPSLVPRPPQTSLVKFVGNIYTLKCRFCEVEFQGPLSIQEEWVRHLQRHILEMNFSKADPLPEEPQAPQAQTAAAEAP, via the exons ATGGATGGGCCTCTGGCAGGTGGCCTGGCTGCCCCAGATCATCCTCGTGGCCCCAAGAGACTGCCTGGCCCAGCACCGAGGGAAGATATCAAAAGTGGGGCCGAGGCTGCTGAGGGGGAAGGTGGCATCTTCCAGTCCACCCATTACCTGCCTGTCACCAAGGAGGGCCCCCAAGACATTCTGGATGGCAGAGGTGGCATTTCCG ACGGGCAGCCCCATCCCGGCCTCAGCGAAGCCCTCCCCCGTGCCACCTCCGCCACCCATCGGATCAGCAGCTG CTACTGGGACGGAAGCAGCCTGGACTTCCGGCCGGGCTCCCCACCACCCCATCTCCTGGGCCACCTCCCTGGTCCCCCTGATGGCCGGGGCCCCTGGGAGTACCCCTTGGTCCAGGAGTCCGAAGAGAGCATCCCATCTGAGCGGAGGTTCGAGGACTCGGTCATTGTGAGAACCGTGAAGCCCCACGCTCAGCTCAAGGGCTCTAGAAGGTTCTTGCACCACCAAGGTGAACCAAAGTTCTTGGAGAAGGCCCCCAGGGGCTGCCCCAGGTTCGACTGGCTCCAAGACACAGATGAGCAGGCCTCACCCCAGGATGCGGGGCTGCACCTGGATCTGCCGCCCCAGCCGCCACCCCTCGCCTCCTTCAGAACGGTGCTCTTGCCGGTACAAGATACCACTAAGACGTTGGATGTGGCAGTAATGGGCACCAGAGAGCACCTGGCGGacctggaggggctggcccagccgTCTGATTGGGGCCTGCCCAGGTCGGCCTCAGAGGTGGCCACGCAGACCTGGACAGTGAACTCAGAGGCGTCTGTCGAGCGGCTGCAGCCGCTACTGCCCCGGATACGGACGGGGCCCTACCTGTGTGAGCTGCTAGAGGAGGTGGCCAGCCCAGATGAGGATGAGGACGAGGAGCTAGCTGTATTCCCCTGCATTGAGTGCAACATCTACTTCAAGCAGAAGGAGCACCTCCTGGAGCACATGAGCCAGCACCGCCGAGCCCCGGGCCAGGAGCCCCCCGCCGACCTGGCTCCACTGGCCTGTGGTGAGTGCGGCTGGGCTTTCGCCGACTCCAGTGCCCTCGAACAGCACCGGCAGCTGCACCAGGCCTCACGAGAGAAGATCATTGAGGAGATCCAGAAGCTGAAGCGGATTCCAGGCAACGAGGGCCGGGAGGCGCGGCTGCAATGCCCCAAGTGCATCTTTGGCACCAGTTCCTCCAAGGCCTTGGTGCAGCACGCCAAGCTGCACGTGCGTGAGCTGCCAGGCCAGGCTGCCAAGGAGTCCTTTGGGGACAGCAGCAGgaccagcagccccggccccaaTGCCATCGCCCTCGCCTGTCAGCCCTATGGAGCCTCCTCAGGCCTCAGTGCCTGCGTTTTCTGTGGCTTCCCCGCACCCAGCGAGAGCCTGCTCAAGGAGCATGTGAGGCTCATGCACACCCGTCCCCACTGGGAGGAGGACGGCGAGGCTTTTGAGGAGGACCCTGCCAGCCAGCCGGGCACCAGCCAGGATGCATATGCCCGCTTCCCTGACGCCGCTGAGGACTGCTTTGGCAAAGCTGAGCTGCTCTTGGCCCCCCCGTGGCGGGAGCACCCTGCTGGATACGACCCCAGCCTGGCCTTtggcccaggctgccagcagctgggCATGAGAGATTTCCCACTGTCACAGCCACTCCTGCACGGCTCTGGCCAGAGGCCCCTGGGAAGGCCAGCCTTTCCCTCACCACTAGCGTCCACCCCCTATTCCTTCCAGCCCAGTAGAAACAAGAGCGCTGTCCACCCACAGGGGCTCCCAGCCCAACTAGGGGACCGGAGGCACCCTTGgattgaagaggaggaggaggacatacAAGTGGCCTCAGAAATTGACTTTTCCCCTGAAAATGGGGTCTTTCCTCCGCAAGCCACTCCTAGCCTCATCCCACAACCAGCCCTGGAGCTGAAGCGGACTTTCCGAGAAGCCCTGCGGGCAGCTGAGGCCTCACAggcacagcagcagcagctccgcGGGATGGTCCCGGTGGTGCTGGTGGCAAAGCTCGGGCCACAGGTCATGGCTGCAGCAGCCAGGGCGGCCCCGAGGCTGCAGCCCGaagagctggggctggggggcGCCCACCCCCTGGACTTCCTGCTCCTAGACTCGGTGCTGGGCGGCCCTATGGGGCTGGACACGCTCCTGGATGGGGACCCAGCGGTGGCACTGAAGCCAGAGGAGCGGAAGTGCCCCTACTGCCCCGACCGCTTCCACAACGGCATCGGCTTGGCCAACCACGTCCGGGGCCACCTGAACCGTGTGGGTGTCAGCTACAACGTGCGGCATTTCATCTCCGCTGAGGAGGTGAAGGCCATTGAGCGCAGGTTCTCcttccagaagaagaagaaaaaag tGGCTAACTTCGACCCAGGCACCTTCAGCCTGATGCGTTGTGACTTCTGCGGGGCTGGCTTCGACACACGGGCAGGCCTCTCCAGCCACGCCCGGGCCCACCTGCGTGACTTCGGCATCACCAACTGGGAGCTCACTGTCTCGCCCATCAACATCCTGCAAGAGCTGCTGGCCACCTCGGCCTCCGAacagccccccagcccctggggccGTGAGCCCGGGGGACCACCTGGTGGCTTACTGAACTCCCGCCGGCCCCGCTTACCTCTCACAGTGCCCTTCCCGCCCACCTGGGCTGAGGACCCTGGGCCAGCCTACGGAGATG GCCTGGGTTCTGAGGAAAACGCAATGGTAGCCATGGACTTGGGCTCATCCCTGCTCCCAAAGAAGAGTCTGCCTGTCCCTGGGCCCCTGGAGCAGGTGGCCAATCGGCTGAGCAGCAAAGTGGCTACAGAGGTTCCTCATGGCAGCAAGCAAGAGCTGCCAGACCTCAAGG CCCAGAGCCTGACTACCTGCGAGGTCTGCGGTGCCTGCTTTGAGACACGAAAGGGCCTGTCCAGCCACGCGCGCTCCCACCTGCGGCAGCTGGGGGTGGCTGAGTCGGAGAGCAGCGGCGCCCCCATCGACCTACTCTATGAGCTCGTGAAGCAGAAGGGCTTGCCCGACACTCCCCTCGGGTTGCCCTCTGGCCTGACTAAGAAGTCCAGCTCACCAAAGGAGGTGGTCGCTGGGGCCCCCCGACCTGGCCTGCTCACCCTGGCCAAGCCCCTGGATGCCCCCGCTGTCAACAAGGCCATCAAGTCACCTCCTGGCTTCTCGGCCAAGGGCCTGGCCCACCCACCCAGCTCCCCACTCCTCAAGAAGGCACCACTGGCCCTGGCGGGCTCCCCTACCCCCAAGAATCCTGAGGACAAGAGCCCCCAGCTGTCCCTGAGCCCCCGGCcggcctccccaaaggcacagtgGCCCCAGTCTGAGGACGAGGGGCCCCTGAACCTCA CTTTAGATAGTGACGGGGGCAGAGAGCTGGACTGCCAGCTGTGCGGTGCCTGGTTTGAGACCCGCAAGGGCCTGTCCAGCCACGCCCGTGCCCACCTGCGCCACCTGGGCGTCAGCGACCTGGACGCCAAGGGATCCCCCATAGACGTGCTCCACGGGCTCATCAGGAGGGACGGCGTCCAGATCCGCCTCCCACTCGGGCGCGGCGCCCTGGCCCAGCTGGGGCGGCCATCTCCCGCCTCTGCGGCCCTCTCCTTGCTCCCCCCCCCACCGCCGGCCAAGAAGGCCAAGCTGAAGGCCGCGGGTACGGCCAGCCCCTGGGGGAAGCAGGACCTCTCGGCCGCCACAGCCGCCGGCATTTTCTGGGCCTCTGATGTGGAGCCGTCTCCTCTCAACCTCT CCTCGGGCCCAGAGCCAGCTCGCGACATCCGCTGCGAGTTCTGTGGCGAGTTCTTCGAGAACCGCAAGGGCCTGTCGAGCCATGCGCGCTCCCACCTGCGGCAGATGGGCGTGACCGAGTGGTACGTCAATGGCTCGCCCATCGACACGCTGCGGGAGATCCTCAAGAGACGGACCCAGTCCCGGCCTGGCGGACCCCCCAACCCACCAGTGCCCAGCCCCAAAGCCCTGGCTAAGGTGGTGGGCAGCGGAGGTCCTGGCAGCTCACTGGAAGCCCGCAGCCCTGCGGACCTTCACCTCTCACCCCTGGCCAAGAAGTTGCCGCCGCCACCAGGCAGCCCCCTGGGCCACTCACCAactgcctctcctcctcccacgGCCCGGAAGATGTTCCCAGGCCTGGCTGCACCCTCCCTGCCTAAGAAGCTGAAGCCTGAACAAATGCGGGTGGAGATCAAGAGGGAGATGCTGCCAGGGGCCCTTCATGGGGAGCTGCACTCATCTGAGGGTCCTTGGGCGGCGCCGCGGGAAGACATGACCCCCCTGAACCTGT CGTCTCGGGCAGAGCCGGTGCGTGACATCCGCTGCGAGTTCTGTGGCGAGTTCTTCGAGAACCGCAAGGGCCTGTCGAGCCACGCACGCTCCCACCTGCGGCAGATGGGCGTGACCGAGTGGTCTGTCAATGGCTCGCCCATCGACACGCTGCGGGAGATCCTCAAGAAGAAGTCCAAGCCATGCCTCATCAAGAAGGAGCCACCAGCTGGAGACCTAGCCCCTGCCTTGGCTGAAGACGGGCCCCCCACAGCCACCCCTGGGCCTGTGCAGGCCACTCTGCCGCTGGTGCCTATGGCTGGCCGGCCAGGCAaaccaggagctgggctggcccAGGCTCCCCGTGAGCTCAGCCTGGCACCCATCACCGGGGCCAAGCCCTCAGCCACCGGCTACCTGGGCTCAGTGTCAGCCAAGCGGCCCCTGCAGGAGGACCGCCTCCTCCCAGCGGAGGTCAAGGCCAAGACCTACATCCAGACTGAACTGCCCTTCAAGGCAAAGGCCCTCCACGAGAAGACCTCCCACTCCT CCACCGAGGCCTGCTGCGAGCTCTGTGGCCTTTACTTTGAAAACCGCAAGGCCCTGGCCAGCCACGCACGGGCGCACCTGCGGCAGTTCGGTGTGACGGAGTGGTGTGTGAATGGCTCGCCCATTGAGACGCTGAGCGAGTGGATCAAGCACCGGCCCCAGAAGGTGGGCGCCTACCGCAGCTACATCCAGGGTGGCCGCCCCTTCACCAAGAAGTTCCGCAGCGCTGGCCACGGCCGTGACAGTGATAAGCGGCCGCCCCTGGGGCTGGCACCCGGGGGCCTGGCTGTGGTGGGCCGCAGCGCCGGGGGTGAGCCAGGGCCCGAGGCTGGCCGGGCGGCCGATAGTGGGGAGCGGCCTCTGGCAGCCAGCCCGCCAGGCGCTGTGAAGGCCGAGGAGCACCAGCGGCAGAACATCAACA AATTTGAGCGCCGACAAGCCCGCCCTCCAGACACCTCTGCGGCCAGGAGTGGTGAGGAGGCCCATGACCTGcagcagaagctggaggaggtTCGGCAACCCCCGCCCCGGGTCcggccagtcccctccctggtGCCCCGCCCCCCCCAGACATCGCTTGTCAAGTTCGTTGGCAACATCTACACTCTCAAGTGCAG GTTCTGTGAGGTGGAATTCCAGgggcccctctccatccaggagGAATGGGTGCGGCACTTACAGCGACACATCCTGGAGATGAATTTCTCCAAAGCAGACCCCCTGCCTGAGGAGCCCCAGGCCCCACAGGCACAGACAGCAGCGGCAGAGGCGCCCTAA